In Cheilinus undulatus linkage group 14, ASM1832078v1, whole genome shotgun sequence, a genomic segment contains:
- the LOC121521763 gene encoding zinc finger protein OZF-like yields the protein MSGFEDLKALFGRRLLAAVLRDLRGRETRSEYEEELHRQRKLLDVILIPEIKLHRAVLPADSQQLLVSEAESPQEDNRSPHMKEEQEELWISQEGEQLQELKVDDTTTLLFGSVLLKSEDDEEKPQTSQLHERQNEQLETGAGGEDCEDSSGAESDDSDDWRDNGEDQSGSNSVKNIHRSHKDKKSHRCSECGKTLSTSQSLTLHMRIHTGEKPFSCSVCSKRFTQKGHMEDHMRFHTGEKPFSCSECGKRFTFKNHLTRHLTAHTGEKPFSCSECGKTFNIKYILTQHMRLHTGEKTFSCSVCFKKFTHECNMQTHMRTHFNDDTFSCSECSKRFQSNKDLIRHFRVHTGERPFSCSECGTRFSLKGALTRHMKVHTGERPFCCSLCNKTFRRNYCLSLHMAHHRGEKPYSCSDCTKTFSWKCQIKRHKCVRGQDSSLSHKTFSCSECGKSFRVRRDLERHMAHHRGLKPYSCSDCNQTFAWHWQGTKVCTLEGHHREQLLLLL from the exons ATGTCCGGCTTTGAGGATCTTAAAGCTTTATTCGGACGGAGGCTGCTCGCTGCGGTTCTCAGAGACCTGAGAGGACGAGAAACCAGATCTGAATACGAAGAGGAGCTCCACCGCCAGAGGAAGCTGCTGGATGTGATTTTAATCCCTGAGATAAAGCTGCACAGAGCAG tgcTTCCTGCAGACTCCCAGCAGCTGTTGGTGAGTGAAGCAGAGAGCCCCCAGGAGGACAATAGGTCCCCACACATgaaagaggaacaggaggaactgTGGATTAGTCAGGAGGGAGAGCAGCTTCAAGAGCTCAAGGTGGATGACACCACCACGCTCCTTTTCGGTTCAGTCTTGTTAAagagtgaagatgatgaagagaaacctcagACCTCTCAGCTTCATGAGAGACAAAATGAACAGTTGGAAACAGGAGCTGGTGGAGAGGACTGTGAAGACTCTTCTGGAGCTGAGAGTGATGACAGTGATGATTGGAGGGATAACGGAGAAGATCAGTCAGGTTCAAACTCTGTGAAAAATATACATAGGAGTCACAAGGACAAGAAATCACATAgatgctctgagtgtggtaaaaccTTGTCAACAAGCCAGAGTCTGACACtacacatgagaattcacacaggagagaaacccttcagctgctctgtttgcagCAAAAGATTTACACAGAAGGGTCATATGGAAGATCATATGAGGTTTCACACgggagagaaaccctttagctgttctgagtgtggtaaaagattcaCCTTTAAAAATCATCTCACACGCCATTTGACAGCtcatacaggagagaaaccctttagctgctctgagtgtggaaaaacatttaatataaaatatattctGACACAACACATGAGATTGCATACAGGAGAAAAAactttcagctgctctgtttgttttaaGAAATTTACACATGAATGTAACATGCAAACCCACATGAGAACTCACTTCAATGATGACactttcagctgctctgagtgcaGTAAAAGATTCCAAAGCAATAAAGATCTGATCAGGCATTTTagagttcacacaggagagagacccttcagctgctctgagtgtggcaCAAGATTCAGTCTTAAGGGAGCTTTGACCAGACACATGAAAGTGCACACAGGAGAGAGACCCTTCTGCTGCTCCTTGTGCAATAAAACATTTAGGCGAAATTATTGCCTGTCCCTTCACATGGCACATCACAGAGGTGAGAAACCCTACAGCTGCAGTGACTGCACAAAGACATTTTCTTggaaatgtcaaatcaaaagaCACAAGTGTGTCAGAGGTCAGGATTCAAGTCTTTCTCATAAAACCTTCAGCTGTTCTGAGTGTGGAAAAAGTTTCAGAGTAAGGCGTGATCTTGAACGTCACATGGCACATCACAGAGGTTTGAAACCCTACAGCTGCAGTGATTGTAATCAAACATTTGCTTGGCATTGGCag GGAACAAAGGTGTGCACACTGGAGGGTCATCACAGGGAACAATTACTCCTGCTGCTTTAA